The nucleotide window GTTTTCATGCGGGTAGCCCCTGCAACCATAAGGGTGGCCCCGAACTCACCCATGGCGCGTGCCATGGCAAGCAGGGCACCTGATAAAATACCGTTTGCTGCCAGGGGCAGAGTTATTTTGAAAAATGCATGTAACGCAGATGACCCCAGGGTCAGTGCGGCCGATTCATATCGGATGTCCACGTCTTCAAAAGCCGCCCGGCTGGTCCTAATAATAATGGGAACCGCAATAAAAGTCTGTGCCACACATGCTCCCAAAGGGGTGAACAATATCCGAATACCCAGAGCTTCCAGGGGTTTTCCAAGTGCGCTTGAGCTGAACAAAAACATAAGGCCGATGCCCACAACCAAAGGCGGGATGATCATGGGAATGTCCATCAGGATATCCAACAGCGCTTTTCCAAAAAAATCTTTCCGCGCCAGAAGATATCCTGTGGGTACTCCCCAGAGCAAAGATATAATGGTTGCCAGAACAGAACAGCTCAAGCTCAGACGCAATGCGAAAAATGTTTCTCGTGAAGCCAGTGCCTGCAGCAGATCACGGATGGGAAGGGGCAGGCAAAGCGCAACAAGAACCCCCATTATCATGAGGGTAAACAAAAGCATCAGCACAACGCATACACAGGTAAAAACGCGCATAGTCTATTTTTTGGACTCTGCAGATGCAGGGACAAACGGCAAGAAACCATAATCACCAAAAACTTTGACAGCATCTGACCCGGACAAATAATTTTGAAGATCCACAACTTCAGGCCGGTTCATGCCATTTGTCAGCAGAGCAACAGCAATGGTTTCCGCCGTAAAAAAAATTTTGGGAATCTCGACAAGGCGTATTTTATCGCTGGCCTGAACCGCATCGGCACGACCGATAATAGCTGCGTCCACATCACCCTGGATCACATAAAGGGCCAGTTGTTTCACTGTGGCTCCATAGACGGTCACATTTTTCAAAATTTCCTGTTTCAGGCCGGAACGCTCCAGAATCACCTCGGCGGTTTTACCCAATGCCATGGCCTTGGAATCGCCAAGGCCGATACGCATACCTGATTTGGCAAGATCTTCAAATGCTGTGATTTGTACTGCTGATTTCCGGTTTACCCCGACGACCGGCGTGTGAACGGCAACCGGCATATAGTTGTGGGCAATACCGGCTTTCTGCAGTTTTTCTATATAAAACAACGCTCCCGGCATAAACAGGTCTCCTTTT belongs to Desulfobacula toluolica Tol2 and includes:
- a CDS encoding ABC transporter permease, whose amino-acid sequence is MRVFTCVCVVLMLLFTLMIMGVLVALCLPLPIRDLLQALASRETFFALRLSLSCSVLATIISLLWGVPTGYLLARKDFFGKALLDILMDIPMIIPPLVVGIGLMFLFSSSALGKPLEALGIRILFTPLGACVAQTFIAVPIIIRTSRAAFEDVDIRYESAALTLGSSALHAFFKITLPLAANGILSGALLAMARAMGEFGATLMVAGATRMKTETLPIAVYLNISSGEIGIALACSWILMGAGLILLIILKLIGKISQINSR
- the modA gene encoding molybdate ABC transporter substrate-binding protein → MKKLYITSTGQICFIIVFVMASLTCSFAGQIHLFAGAGLRQPIDRLIQTFESRTGHKVFVDYGGSGKQCVRIHATGKGDLFMPGALFYIEKLQKAGIAHNYMPVAVHTPVVGVNRKSAVQITAFEDLAKSGMRIGLGDSKAMALGKTAEVILERSGLKQEILKNVTVYGATVKQLALYVIQGDVDAAIIGRADAVQASDKIRLVEIPKIFFTAETIAVALLTNGMNRPEVVDLQNYLSGSDAVKVFGDYGFLPFVPASAESKK